A stretch of DNA from Campylobacter concisus:
ATATACGCTTAAAGCTAATCATCACATGCGTTATTAACTCGCCAATTAAGCTCATATCAAACATTGTTTTAAGTGTCGTAATAGGACTTGGTAAGATATAAGGTGTGAAAATTTCTAGCTCGCAAACGACCTGCCAGAGGGCAAAGATCACTAGGATCAAAACGCTCTTTTTTAAAATTTCTATCACAGCCCATCTCCATTGTGACAGCCATTTTCACAGTATAAAAGCTCGATGATCTGGTAGTTTTTAAGCTCGCTAAATTTATATGAAAATGCGTTTTGTATCTTTTCTTTACTACATAAACTTAGTGTTTTTATACCTAAATTTTCAAAAAATCCAGGTGGAATGGGACTTGATTCTATTTTGTTTATTTTTAAATTTATATCGTTTAACTCTTTAAAATTTTTCCATGTTAAAAATGTAGTTTGATCTAATTTTAAAGAATTTCCAAGCTCAGCCAAATTCTCACAAGGCGTTGTTATATAAAGCCACTCATCTTCTTTTAGCTTCGAGCTAAGTTCAATGGCGCTTTCAATTAAAATGGGATTTAAGCTTGAAATATTATTTGAAAATTCTTTGAAATTTGATCTTATAAAATTTACAGCTCTTGGACAGCGACTGTCTAAAACCATGCCTTTAGAGCATAAATTTTTATATGAATTTTTGACATCACAAACATGATCTCTTTCGCACTCTACTATGTTAAAGCCCTTATTTTGCAAAAGCTCTTTTAACGCAGAGAAGTCATACATATTTTTTACAACGGGATTTAGCCAAAGTAGCTTTCTCACGAGTTCTCCGTAATTTTAATAATAGAAATCAAGATTCTATCATTTAAAAATTTAAACCAAGTAAAAAGAGCCTCTTATGACTAAAATCACAAAAGATAGGCGGTACAAAAATATAAATTTATCCTACACTTTTATATCTAATTTCTGTTTTTGCTCCACTTTTTCCATTAGCTTTAGTATATCAACTCCGTTTTTCTCAAGCTGCATTAGCTCCTTAAGATAGGCAAATTTCTCATCTTTATTGATGTCGTAAGTAGTTAATTTCTCGCTTCGTCCGATCACTGAAGCATAGACTTTGTTGCCATCAAGTTTGTCCGTATTTTGCACATTATAAAGCGAGAGCACGCCCTCTACCACCTCTTTAAAATCCGCCCCGCTCTTCATGCCAGCTTTCATAAGCGCCAGAAATCTCTGTCTACTCTCTTCGTCAGTGAAATTTATATTTTGTAGCGTCTGATACTCAATTGGTGGCTTGTTAGTGCTAGTTAGCATGGAGATAGCCTTTTTGCCTATCGTAATGCTCTCCACGCCGACTCTTTCACCAAGATACTGCCTAAGTGCATAATCAATCCACTTATCTTTAAACTCATCTATGCTTAGGTCTTTATCAAGTATCTCAAACCCTTCCACGTGGCTCTTGTGACCAAGCCCAAGAAGTGTGTTATCAAGTTTTGATGTATACTCTTTTGCAAAGAGATCGACATCTGTTGGATAATATCCTATGATCTCTTCGTGAGCTCTGCCAAAGCCAAGTGCTTTAGTCTGGTTGATAAAATTTTTGAGATCATTTATCTCATCTTGGCTGACTTGTTTATCGTATCCCATGAGCTTGCCCCAGATGCTTATCTTGCCATTAGCAGCTATGCCCGAGAGCGAGAAATTGCTAGCAAATGTTAGATTCTCGCTATTTTTTTGAAATTTTATCGTATTTGTTTCATTTAAATTTATTGGCTCACCTCTAGTATCGGTATGACTTTTTTGCTCATCAACCAAACTACTAGATAAATTATTTAAAGAATTTTTGCCTATATTTGGTTTAGTATTATTAGTATCAAGTTCTTGTGCTATACTACTTTGCGAGCCAACATAAAAATTTGTGCCAACTCCATTTACACTACCTATCATCTCAAATCCTTTGAAATTTATTAGATGCCTGAAACAAATATCGTCTTTATAAAATAAAATTTTAGCATAGAGTTTAAAGGTAAAAATTTAAAATGTATAATTTTAGATTAAAAGACTTACAACTTTTAACTATGAAATTTATGGTTTTTGGTTAATAATTTTGGTAGATAATTAAAGAGATTTATAGCTTTCGAAACCTTTTAGAAGAAGGATTTTATTTTAAAAGTGGGGGTTTTATATAAAAAATAAAAAAGAGAGCCGAAGCTCTCTAAATAATTACTCAGCTACTAGCTCTATATAGGCCATCTCTGCCGCGTCGCCTCTGCGAACACGAGTCTTGATGATTCTTGTATAGCCACCATTACGCTCTTTAAATTTTGGAGCTACTTCAGTAACTAATTTATTTGTTGTTTCTTTATCTTGTAAAGAAGCAAATACTGCTCTGTGAGCGTTAGAGTCACCTTTTCTGGCTCTTGTAATTAGCTTCTCAACATAGCTTCTAAGCTCTTTTGCTTTTGGTAAAGTCGTCTCTATCTTTTCGCTTTTGATGATAGCTATCGCCAAATTTTTAAGCAATGCAGATCTATGAGATGACGTTCTACCAAGTTTGCGATATCCGTGTTTATGTCTCATCTATTGTCCTTTTATTCTTTTACACTCATTTGTGCTTTAAGCTCGGTTATTTTCTTTCTTAGTTGCTCTTTGCCATCTTTTAACACATCGGCACCAACTGGATAGCCTATCTCTTCCATAACCGCTTTAATCTCTTCAAGAGATTTTTTACCTAAATTTTTAAGCTCTTTAAGCTCATTTTCGTCCATTAATGCAAGCTCGCCGATAAATCTAATATCAGCTTTGTCAAGGCAGTTGAAACTTCTAGCACTTAAATTTAGATCTTCTACGCTAGAAAGTAGCTTTGAAAACTCGCCACCTGCACTTGAGCTAGCAACTGGAGTACTAACATCAATATCTAAAATTCCTTTAAATACTGACATTTGTTGATACATAGCTTCTAAACAATTTTTAAAAGCCTCTATCGGACTAACTTGACCATCAGTTGTTATAGTAAATACGATCTTTTCATAGTCTGGATCATCCTCAACCAAGACATTTTGTATATCATAAACTGCTTTTTTAACAGGTGTAAAGAAAGCATCGAGTGCGATATAGTCGTCTTCAATCTCTTCTCTGATCTCTTCACTAGGAACATATCCGATACCTTTTTGAATGATAACTGAAAAATTTAACTCAGCATCTTCGTTTATTGTAGCAAGGTATGCGTCTGGGTTAACGATCTCGACTAGATCATTATTTAGATCAGCCCCAGTTATCTCTTTTGGTCCTTTAAAGCTATACTCTATAACTTCGCGCTCACTGGTACTTTTTAATTTAAATCTGATCTTTTTCAAATTTATAATAAAAAAAGCTACGTCTTCTAGCATACCACGCATACTATCAAATTCATGGCTAACGCCTTTTATCTTTACACCAATAGGAGCAAAACCCACTGTGCTTGTGTAAAGAAGACGACGCAATGGGTGAGCCAAGGTAACAGCATAACCAGCCTCAAAAGGATATGCTGTAATGTTAGCAACATTTTCACTAACACTTTTAACTTCAATTTCAGTTGGCATATAAGCTGATGTAGTAATCTTTCTCATCTTTATACCCTCTATTATTTTGAATAAAGCTCTACTATAAATCTTTCCTCAACAGGAATGATAACCTCTTCTCTTTCTGGATTTCTAGTGAAAATTCCAAATTTTTTCTCTTTTTCAACATCTACCCAAGCAACAATACCAGTTTGTGCTGTAAGATCTATCGCACGAACAATTTGTGGATTGTTTTTAGATTTTTCAACAATCTCTACTTTTGCACCTGGCTCAACTCTGTAAGATGGTATATCTACTCTTTTACCATTTACTAAAATATGTCCATGAGTTACTAGCTGACGAGCAAAACGACGAGTTGTTGCAAAGCCCATTCTATAAACAACATTATCTAATCTTTGCTCTAATAGTTGAACCAAAAGAGCACCGGTATTACCTTCGCGGCGTGCTGCTTCTTGAAATAATCTTCTAAATTGTTTCTCAGAAACACCATACATAAATTTAGCTTTTTGCTTCTCGCGAAGTTGTAAGCCATATTCGCTTATTTTTGCTCTTCTTTGTCCATGTTGTCCTGGCGCATAAGGTCTTTTTTCAAAAGCACTTTTACCAGCAAGTCTTCTTTCGCCTTTTAACGCAAGAGACACACCAAGACGTCTTTCTAATTTTTCAACAGGTCCTGTATATCTAGCCATAATAATTTCTCCTATTTTTCTCTAATTATACGCGGCGGCGTTTTGGCGGTCTACAACCATTGTGTGGTAAAGGTGTAATGTCTTTAAAGAAAGATACCTTAATTCCTTCAACAGTTCCTACACTTTTAACAGCCGTTTCACGTCCGCTACCTGGACCTTGAACCTTAATACCAACTTCTTTTATACCATGCTCTTTTGCTTTATTTAGAGCATCTTCAACTGCCTGCTGAGCTGCATAAGGAGTTGATTTTTTACTACCTTTAAAGCCTAAGCCACCTGCACTACTCCATGCAATAGCATTTCCCATTTCATCAGTTACAGTTACCATAGTGTTGTTAAATGTTGCACTGATATAAACGATACCTTTGGCTATACTTTTTCTAACTACTTTTTTCTTAACAATTTTTCTTTTCGCCATTTATTATCCTTTAACCCTTGCCTTACTTAGTAGCTGCACCGACAGTTTTACGTCTGCCTTTTCTGGTTCTAGCATTAGTTTTAGTCTTTTGACCACGAACAGGAAGACCTTTTCTGTGGCGAAGACCTCTATAACTTCCAAGATCCATAAGAGCTTTAATATCCATAGCAACTTGTTTTCTCAAATCGCCCTCAACGATATGATGCTCTTGAATTTCTTTACGAATAGCTGCCGCTTCGTCTTCACTAAGCTCATAGACTCTCTTGTCGTAAGAAATTCCAGCTGCGTCAAGAATTTGACGAGATTTGTAAAGACCTATACCATATATATAAGTCAAACCATACTCTATTCTCTTTTTGTTTGGTAAATCTACACCTGCAATACGTGCCATGCCTTATCCTTGTCTTTGTTTATGTTTTGGATTTTCGCAGATAACACGAATTATGCCACTACGTTTGACAATTTTACATTTGTCACACATCTTCTTTACAGAAGGACGAACTTTCATTTTAGTCTCCTAAAAATTTATTCCACTTTTTTAGGGGCTGCATCAGGTCTAAAGAAAGAATTTAGACCAACTATTTTCAAAATAAGTGGGGAACTTTGAAAATAATTCTTCATACAGCTTTTCGCAAAGCTTGGATTTTACCTAAAACCAGCTTTAAATTTACTTAGCATATTTGCCACAAAATCAAATTTACTTATATCTATAAGTGATCCTGCCCTTGTCTAGGCTATATGGCGTAAGTTCTACTTTTACGCGGTCGCCAGGCATTATCTTTATATAATGCATTCTCATCTTTCCGGCGATATGACATAAAATTATATGTTTGTTGTCAAGCTCAACTTTAAAAGTTGCATTTGGCAGTGCTTCAACAACATTTCCATCAATCTCAATGACATCGTCTTTTGCCACAAATTCTCCTTTCTTTAAATTTTTCTCTAAATTTCACGCTTGACTTAAAATTTCGGCTTTGCCATTAACTATCGCCATGCAATGCTCATAATGGCTGGTTCTCAAACCATCTTTTGAGGTTACTTTCCAGTTATCACTTCCTAAAACTGGCGTACCATCTTTTTGGCAGATCATCGGCTCTATACAAAAAACCATTCCATCTTTTATCTTTGGTCCGGCTTTTAGATTATGCCCCTCAAGATAGTTTGGAATTTCTGGCTCTTCGTGTGGCCTTTTTCCTATACCGTGACCACAATATCCACGTAAAGGTACATAGCCTCTATCTAGTATAAATTTCTCAAGCTCGTAGCAAATTTCTTTAAAATGCATACCAGCTCTTATGATATCAATCGCAAAATATAGTGCATCTTTTGAGCAAGCGATCAAAGCCTCATCTTCTTTTGAAATTTTACCGACCCCAAAAGTCCTAGCCGAATCACCAAAATAGCCATCTAAATTTGAGCCAATATCAACGCTAACGATATCGCCCTCTTTTAGCTTGTACTCATTTGGAATTCCGTGGATCACCACTTCATTGACACTTATGCAAGCCGCATTTGGAAAGCCATAGAGCCCTTTAAAAGCAGGTTTTGCTCCAGCAGCCCTTATCATATCTTCGCAAATTTTATCTATCTCAAGAAGTGAAATTCCAGGTTTTATGATCGTAGAAACGTGATCAAGAGTTCGAGCGACGATCTTGTTCGCCGCTCTCATTTTCTCTATCTCAGCTGGTCTTTTTAGCGTGATAGCCATTTTATAGACCTACTGCGCTTAGAGTTTGGTATTTGTTTGTATAAGACTGAGCTTCTATACGCCTCATCGTATCAAGTGCTACTGAAACCACGATAAGCACTGATGTACCACCAAAATAAAATGGAACACCCATAGTCTTTACAAGTATCCAAGGCAGTGTTGAAATGATACCCAAGTATAAAGCGCCGCCCAAAGTTAGCCTACCAGCTACTTCATTTAGATAGCTAGCTGTACTCTCGCCTGGTCTAACACCTGGAATAAATCCACCTTGTTTCTTTAAATTTTCACTTATATCTTTTGTATTAAATACAATTGACGCATAGAAAAACGCAAAGAAGATAATAAATAAAAATGTTAAAACGTTAAACATATAGCCATTTGGACTTAAAAAGTCATTGATAGCTTGGATGATTGGATTTGTGCTAGCTTGCAAGATCGTACTTGGAAACATCAAAATCGCACTAGCAAATATCGGTGGAATAACACCGCTTAAATTTACTTTGATCGGTATATAGTTCATTATACGTTTGTTTTGATTTTCCATTATCACTTTTCTTGAGTAAGAAATAGGGATACGCCTTTCACCCATCTCAACAAATATAATAGCACCGATGGTGGCTAAGATGATCGCTAAAATAGCGATGACTGTTAGGAAATTCATCTCAGAGGTGTTTACTAAATTTACAGTTCCACCGATCGCACTAGGTATGCCAGAGACGATACCGGCAAAGATGATAAGACTTATGCCGTTGCCTATACCACGTTGCGTTATTTGCTCACCTATCCACATAAGTAGCATAGTTCCAGTTAGCATAGATACAGCAGAGATCGCGATAAATAAATTTATATCTATCATGATAGCTTGCTCGCCACCGCGTCCGCTTAAGCTTTGAAGTCCGATAGAAACACCGATTGATTGTACAAGAGTAATAACGATGGTTGCATAACGTATGATTTGCATATACTTTTGCATACCGTCACGCTCTTTTTTCATCTGACCTAATTTTGGAAATGTTGCTGCTAAAAGCTCCATGATGATCGAAGCTGTAATGTAAGGCATAATACCTAAAGAGATAATGCTTAAACGCTCAGCAGCTTTACCGCTAAACATATTAAATAAGCCCAAGGCATTACTATTATTTGAATTGAAGAATTCTTTAATTACGTCGACATTAACACCAGGAACTGGCACATAAGCCAGTATCCTGTATGCGAACAAAAATGCCAACGTGATTAAAATCTTGTTGGTCAGTGTTTTATCCATTATTTTGTTCCGCTAACGCTAACGTTCTCGTCTTTAATCTTAGAAGCAAGAGCTTTTGCGCTTGCACCGATTAGTTTTATCTTAGTAACGCTCTTTGAAATTTTATGAACGCTAGCTATTGTTGCTATTGAAATTTCAGCAAGCTCTTTTATAGCTGCAATTTTCTCGACATTAATAACATAAGGTTTTTCAAATTTAGAAGTAAAACCTACTTTTGGAAGACGCCTTTGAAGTGGTTGCTGTCCGCCCTCAAAACCTCTTTTCTCATTGTAGCCTTTTCTTGCTCTTTGGCCTTTGTTACCTTTGCCAGCAGTTTTGCCATTGCCGCTACCTTGACCACGACCTAATCTTTTGGTTGCATGAGTTGAACCTGCAGCAGGTGTTAATTTTTCTAATGCCATCTTAACTCCTTTCTCTTAGCTTTTTAGCAAACTAAGTGCTTTTATAGTAGCACGAACGACGTTTGCTGAGTTGTTTGAGCCAAGTGATTTAGTAAGGATATCCTTAATACCTGCAAGCTCGATAATAGGACGTGCACTACCACCAGCGATAACACCAGTACCTTCGCTAGCTGGACGAAGTAGCATTCTACTTGCGTTGTATTTTACCTCTACATCATGAGGGATAGTTGTGCCTTTGATCTTAACGTGGATAATATTTTTAAATGCGTCGTCAATTGCTTTTCTCATCGCATCTGGCACCTCTTTAGCTTTGCCATATCCAAAGCCAACTAGACCATTTCTATTACCAACAACAACTAAAGCTGTAAATCTAAATCTACGACCACCTTTAACAACCTTTGTAACCCGACCGATATCGACGATTACTTCTTCAAATTCTTCTCTATTATATTTTTCCATCGATTTTCCTTTGGGTTATAGCTTGATGCCATTTTCTCTTAAAGCTTCAGCAAATGCTGCGATAACGCCATGATACAAATAACCATTTCTATCAAAAACTGCAACATCTATCTTCTTAGCTTTTAAAGCCTTAGCAAATTCTTTAGCTAAAGTGACCGCACCTTCTTTATTTGCTTTTATGCCTATCTTTCTACCATCTACTGCAGCTAGTGTAGTAGCTGTAACGTCGTCAATCGCTTGAACATAAAGAGTTCTGTTTGATTTGAAAATAGAAACTCTTGGGCAAGTTGCAACACCAGAAATTTTACCTCTGATTCTTCTTTTTCTCTTAATTCTAAGAGCGATTTTTCTTTTTAGTACTTTTGCTGTCATTTACCGCCCCTTACTTCTTAGATGTCTTGCCCGCTTTGCGGATAATACGTTCTTCTAGATATTTAACGCCCTTACCTTTATATGGCTCAGGTGGTCTAAATCCTCTAACTTGAGCAGCCACTTGGCCTACTACTTGTTTGTCATCGCCTTTGATAGTAATAACGTTTTTCTCAACACTAGCTTCAACGCCTGCTGGTAGCTCATAGTTGATAAGGTGTGAAAAACCAAGAGAAAGCTCTAAAATTTTACCTTTTGCAGCTGCTTTGTAACCAACGCCGTTGATCTCAAGCTGGCGAGTGAATCCCGCAGTGATACCAGTTACGATATTATTAGCAAGTGCTCTATATGTTCCCCAGTAAGCTCTGCTTTGGCGATCTTCGCCTTTTGGAGCAAAAACTATATGACCATTTTCTATCTTGACATAAACGTGACCTTTTGTGTCAAGCTCTTTTATATGATTGCCCTTTTTAAATTTTAGGACATTATTTTCAACGCTAACGTCTACACCACTTGGGATAGCGATAGGCTGTTTTCCAATACGTGACATTTTTTTCCTTTACTTGTCTAGGGTGTTCCTACATTTACGAATAAACACCACAATGCCGTAAATTTTATCGTCAAATTTGACGAAACCTTCATTTGAATTTCTAAATTTAGCTTTGGCAAAATCTAAAATTTTACCAAGCTAAAAATTTAACCTTACCTTCATAAGGTTAAATAGCGTTTAATACAGTTTATTACCAAACTGTACAAAGAACTTCGCCGCCAACGCCAGCTTTACTTGCTTCAATACCGCTCATAACGCCTTTACTTGTGCTAACGATAACTGTTCCGTAACCATTTTTAAAACGCTTAATGTCGTCTTTGCCTTGATAAACACGGCGACCAGGTTTTGAAACCCTTTTAAGCTCATTTATAACGCTTCTGCCGTACTCATCATACTTTAAAACTACGTTTATAAATTTCTTGTTACCTTCTTCAATAACGTTGTAGCTCTCTACATAGCCTTTTGCTGCAAGGATAGAAAGAGTAGCCTCAACAACCTTAGAATGAAGCAATTTCGCAGTTTCAAGCTTTCTCATACTTGCATTTCTAATGCGTGTTAATCCATCTGATATTAAATCGTTTAACATTTCTCTTCCTTACCAACTTGCTTTTTTAAGACCAGGTATCAGGCCTTCGTTAGCCATTTTTCTTAGGCAAACACGGCAAATTCCAAAATCTTTATAAACAGAGTGCGGACGACCGCAAATTTGGCATCTAGTATAGCCGCGAACCGCAAATTTTGGCTTGCGCGCAGCTTTTGCTATCATTGATTTCTTTGCCATTTTACTTTCCTTTTGCAAACGGCACACCAAATAGCTCTAGCAATTTGAATGCCTCTTTATCATTTTTAGCCGTAGTAGCAATCGTAATATTCATACCATGAGTTCGTAAAATTTTATCATACTCAACCTCTGGAAACATTAGCTGCTCACTAAGACCGAAGTTATAGTTTCCACGTCCATCAAAGCCATTTTTTGGAAGACCACGGAAGTCTTTAACTCTTGGGAGAGCAACGCTGATTAGCTTATCTAAGAAAGCATACATTTGCTCTTTTCTCAAAGTTACTTTGATACCAACAGGGAAACCTTCGCGAACTTTAAAGCCAGCAACTGATTTTTTAGCATCAGTGATAACTGCTTTTTGTCCAGCGATAAGTGAAATGGTATCAGCCATATTTTGAAGCACTTTCTGATCTTTAGCAGAGTCTCCAGCGCCTACACTGATCACAATTTTCTCGAGTGCAGGGATAAGCATTGGATTTTTGATGTCAAATTCTTTTACGAGAGCTGGCTTGATAGTTTCGTTAAATTTATTTTTTAATCTACTCATATCTCTTATCCTTCAACTTTCGCGACGTTTGATATGTCAATTGGCATCTCTTTATTTACGTGACCACCATTTGGAGTTTTTTCGCTTGGTTTGATAGCTTTTTTAGCTATTTTGCATCCCTCAACTATAACCTGACCTTTTTTTGCAAGAACTGTTAAAATTTTACCAGTTTTGCCTTTATCGTCACCAGCGATGATCTTAACGGTATCGCCTTTTTTGACTTTAAATTTTACATTAGCCATTATAAAACCTCCGGAGCTAGCGAAACAATCTTCATAAAGTTAGCATATCTAACTTCACGTCCAACTGGTCCAAAAATACGAGTGCCGACTGGCTCTTTTTTGCTATCAAGTATAACAGCTGCGTTCTCGTCAAAGCGGATTAGCGAACCATTATCTCTTTGAACCTCTCTTTTAGTTCTTACAACAACAGCTTTTACAACCTGTCCTTTTTTGATCTTACCATTTGGAAGAGCTTTTTTAACAGAGCAAACTATGATATCACCAAGTGTAGCGTATCTTCTTTTGCTGCCGCCAAGAACTTTTATACACATTAATTCTTTTGCACCGCTGTTATCAGCAACTGCAAGTCTTGTAAAACTTTGAATCATTACTCAACTCCCTTTGCCAATACAGCTTTTAAGCGAAAATTCTTGCGAGCTGAAAGTGGTCTGCACTCAACTGCAACAACTGTATCGCCTGCTCTTGTCTCATTTTTCTCATCATGAACTAAATATTTTTTAAAGCGTTTTACAAATTTATGGTATCTTGGGTGCATAACGCGTCTTTCTACCAAAATAGTAGCTGTTTTATCTCCAGCTTTTTGTAAAACAACACCTTGAATTTCTCTTTTTAATGCCATTTTACGCCCCTTGTCTTGTTGCACTAATTGCAGTGTTGATCTGAGCTATCTCTTTACGAACAGCACTAATCTCATTAGGGTTGCTTAACTGCATAGTTTTTAGCTTTTGTCTTAAAGTAAACAAAAGCACCTTTTTCTCTTTTAGCAACGCGTTTAATTCTGCAACGCTCTTATCTTTTAACTCAGTATATTTCATTTTCACTCTCTCGCGTTACAAATTTTGATTTGAAAGGAAGTTTGTGTAAAGCCAAAGTTAGAGCTTCACGAGCTAACTCTTCGCTAACACCAGCCATCTCAAATATTATACGACCAGGTTTGATATTCATAACCCACTCTTCAACTCCAGCCTTACCTTTACCCATACGAGTTTGTAGAGGTTTTTTAGTAAGTGGCTTATCAGGGAAAACCCTAATCCAAATTTTAGCCTGTCTTTTTACGTGACGAGTTAGAGCTTGACGAGCAGCTTCTATTTGGCGAGAATTTATTCTACCAGCTTCAACGGCTTTAAGTGCAAATTCGCCAGTTGCTAAAGATGCTCCACGAGTCGCATAACCACGGTTGCGACCTTTCATCTGCTTACGAAATTTCGTTCTTTTAGGCATCAACATAATTATTTACCTCTTCTTGCTCTACGTGTTTTCTTAGGTGCTTCTTCTTCAGTTTTCTCAGGCTGAACACCTTTTTGAAGAACCTCACCTTTAAAAATCCATACTTTAATACCTATGTTTCCATAAGTCGTATGAGCCTCAGCTACACCATAATCTATCTTTGCTCTAAGAGTATGAAGCGGAACGCGACCTTCTAGATACCACTCGGTTCTTGCCATCTCAGCACCACCTAAACGACCGGCAACTGAAATTTTGATACCTTTAGCGCCTGATTTTTGAGCACCTTGGATAACTTTTTTCATAGCACGTCTAAATGCGACACGCTTTTCAAGTTGCATAGCTACGTTTTCAGCAGCAAGTTGAGCTGAAGCTTGAGCTTTTCTTTCTTCTTTGATATTTACATTTACTTCTTTACCGATAAGTTTGCTAACTTCGTTCTTTAGGTTTTCAACATCTTGACCTTTTTTGCCGATGATGATACCAGGACGAGCTGCAACTACGGTTACACGAAGTTTTTTAGCCGTTCTTTCGATTAGAATTTGGCTGATTCCTGCATAGTAAAGTTTTTTCTTTAAAAATGCACGAATTTTGTAATCTTCACCGATGTTTTCAGGAAGACTTTGTTTGGTTGGAAACCATCTAGATTCCCAGTTGCGGTTAATTCCTAGTCTAAGACCTATTGGATTTACTTTTTGTCCCATATTATGCTTCCTTCTTTTCAGGTTTAGATACTTCTACCATTACATGAGAAGTAGGTTTGCGAATTTTGCTCGCTGTTCCTCTTGCTCTTGGTCTAAATCTCTTTAATACAGGACCAGCGTCAACGCGGCAACTAGTTACTACAACCTCTTCTGGCTCAAATCCGCCATTTGCTACTGCTGAGCTAATAGCGTTTGCTATAAATTTAGCACCACGATTTGGCATAAACTGCAAGCTTGCAAGTGCTAGCTCGGCATTCATACCTTGAACTTCTCTTGCTATAAGTCTTGCTTTTGTAGGAGAAAGTCTTACGAATTTTATAATTGCTCTACTCATATTATCTCCCCTTACTTGCCGATTTTCTTTTGCACTGAGCCTTTGTGACCCTTAAATGTGCGTGTTGGAGCAAATTCGCCAAGTTTATAGCCTATATGATTTTCTGTAACATATACAGGAATAAAGCTCTTGCCATTATGAACGTTAAATGTTAGTCCAATCATTTCAGGTACAATCGTGCTACGTCTTGACCAAGTCTTGATTGGTTTGTTATCGTTTGCATTTTTTGCGGCAATAACTTTTTTCATTACATGATCATCTACGAAAGGACCTTTTTTGAGTGATCTTGCCATCTCTATTTTCCTTTCCTTCTTGAAATTATAAGCTTATCGCTAGCTTTTTTACGGCGAGTCTTAGCACCTTTAGTTGGTTTACCCCATGGAGTAACTGGGTGACGGCCTGAATTTTTCTTACCTTCACCACCACCGTGTGGGTGATCAACTGGGTTCATAGCAGAACCACGTGTTTGTGGACGGATACCGCGGTGGCGATTACGTCCAGCCTTACCGATAGTGATGTTAGCCCAGTCTTCGTTGCCAACTACAC
This window harbors:
- the rplO gene encoding 50S ribosomal protein L15, translating into MALEKLTPAAGSTHATKRLGRGQGSGNGKTAGKGNKGQRARKGYNEKRGFEGGQQPLQRRLPKVGFTSKFEKPYVINVEKIAAIKELAEISIATIASVHKISKSVTKIKLIGASAKALASKIKDENVSVSGTK
- the rpsE gene encoding 30S ribosomal protein S5; the encoded protein is MEKYNREEFEEVIVDIGRVTKVVKGGRRFRFTALVVVGNRNGLVGFGYGKAKEVPDAMRKAIDDAFKNIIHVKIKGTTIPHDVEVKYNASRMLLRPASEGTGVIAGGSARPIIELAGIKDILTKSLGSNNSANVVRATIKALSLLKS
- the rplR gene encoding 50S ribosomal protein L18 produces the protein MTAKVLKRKIALRIKRKRRIRGKISGVATCPRVSIFKSNRTLYVQAIDDVTATTLAAVDGRKIGIKANKEGAVTLAKEFAKALKAKKIDVAVFDRNGYLYHGVIAAFAEALRENGIKL
- the rplF gene encoding 50S ribosomal protein L6 encodes the protein MSRIGKQPIAIPSGVDVSVENNVLKFKKGNHIKELDTKGHVYVKIENGHIVFAPKGEDRQSRAYWGTYRALANNIVTGITAGFTRQLEINGVGYKAAAKGKILELSLGFSHLINYELPAGVEASVEKNVITIKGDDKQVVGQVAAQVRGFRPPEPYKGKGVKYLEERIIRKAGKTSKK
- the rpsH gene encoding 30S ribosomal protein S8; this translates as MLNDLISDGLTRIRNASMRKLETAKLLHSKVVEATLSILAAKGYVESYNVIEEGNKKFINVVLKYDEYGRSVINELKRVSKPGRRVYQGKDDIKRFKNGYGTVIVSTSKGVMSGIEASKAGVGGEVLCTVW
- a CDS encoding type Z 30S ribosomal protein S14 encodes the protein MAKKSMIAKAARKPKFAVRGYTRCQICGRPHSVYKDFGICRVCLRKMANEGLIPGLKKASW
- the rplE gene encoding 50S ribosomal protein L5, which produces MSRLKNKFNETIKPALVKEFDIKNPMLIPALEKIVISVGAGDSAKDQKVLQNMADTISLIAGQKAVITDAKKSVAGFKVREGFPVGIKVTLRKEQMYAFLDKLISVALPRVKDFRGLPKNGFDGRGNYNFGLSEQLMFPEVEYDKILRTHGMNITIATTAKNDKEAFKLLELFGVPFAKGK
- the rplX gene encoding 50S ribosomal protein L24, whose translation is MANVKFKVKKGDTVKIIAGDDKGKTGKILTVLAKKGQVIVEGCKIAKKAIKPSEKTPNGGHVNKEMPIDISNVAKVEG
- the rplN gene encoding 50S ribosomal protein L14; translated protein: MIQSFTRLAVADNSGAKELMCIKVLGGSKRRYATLGDIIVCSVKKALPNGKIKKGQVVKAVVVRTKREVQRDNGSLIRFDENAAVILDSKKEPVGTRIFGPVGREVRYANFMKIVSLAPEVL
- the rpsQ gene encoding 30S ribosomal protein S17 is translated as MALKREIQGVVLQKAGDKTATILVERRVMHPRYHKFVKRFKKYLVHDEKNETRAGDTVVAVECRPLSARKNFRLKAVLAKGVE
- the rpmC gene encoding 50S ribosomal protein L29; translated protein: MKYTELKDKSVAELNALLKEKKVLLFTLRQKLKTMQLSNPNEISAVRKEIAQINTAISATRQGA
- the rplP gene encoding 50S ribosomal protein L16, producing the protein MLMPKRTKFRKQMKGRNRGYATRGASLATGEFALKAVEAGRINSRQIEAARQALTRHVKRQAKIWIRVFPDKPLTKKPLQTRMGKGKAGVEEWVMNIKPGRIIFEMAGVSEELAREALTLALHKLPFKSKFVTRESENEIY